CTTGATTCCTTGCACTGGTCATCATGGGATGTAGCTTCTGCAATTACAACTCCATTTAAGAAGCACAGAAAGAACACGGGGATGGATTTTTCTAATGAAGTAGCCATGACTGATCAATAATCATATCAATCTAAAAATCAGTATGAGTTATTGACATAGTGCAGTTTTGCATTGCATTGACCATGACTCCATCAGCCTAACTGATTCACACTTACAAGTCTTTTTTGTAAACATAATTGTTTcactaaatataaatataaatctcAATGTAAATTATTATAtacatttataattattttttaaaaatatatactcTAAACTTTAGAGGATAAGACATAAGTGATGGAAGGAAAGAGGTTGACTCGAAGTCAATTAACGTGAGTGAAATGAATAAGTCATGCCAGCCAACACTGACTGAGTCGAGAAGATAAAGAAAATTGCAAGGTCGATCTGAAAATCAAAATGGCTGTGTCGTGCGGGGGACTAATCATTTTGATTACCTTTGTTATTTTGATATGTGTGTTTGTCTATGATTTTCCCGCACGTGGTTTATGCCCAATTCAATCAGATAATTTTTGCGGATTCATATTCAACGAATCTTCAAATCTATATGAATATGGGTGTGCGAATCCAAGTTTCCAAGTAATATGTGAAAACAATAAATCGGTAATTTACATCAACTATGGACAACATTATGCTAACGCCATTATAGCTTCTAACTCATCCTCCGCCTTCAGTTACATCATTACCGGAGTTAGTCCTGATTACTGCCCTATCATCAATTCCTATTCTCTTCCTTACGAAAACGTCTCATTCTTCACGAATTCTCGGGAATACAAAACAATTATGAGATGCAAAAAACCGGTAGATGATTTTGGTTATATGGATATTTCTTCAGAGATGTGTGGTGGTGGAATTGATGATGAGGAAAAGCAATATTCTTATTTATATGATGTTCATGGTTTTTTTGAACCAAGTGTGGCAAACATAGGAGAGTCTTGCAGAATAGATATGAAGATAATGATGAGTAGGTTTGATGGAGAGGTGAAATGTAGTACTAATAAAAAGTGTGGGTATCCAGAAAGTCACAGTGAATATCTGAATGGAGTTGAGATTCGTTGGCGACCATTACGATGTGTGGAAGACAGTGACTGGTACCGGGAAGTGGAACAACGATTGCCACTCCGCTGCATGCTCGCCGATGCAGCGCTCACCTGTCTTGCCATTGGAGGGATTCGTAAGTCAATCATAACCTGAAATACACCACTACTCTGTTTTCTTTCAAGTCTTTGTTTACAAAATAAACTACTTGCTCAGTTTTGGCACAAGGAGGAAACCTCTACAAAATACAAAAGTACAACACATGTGGCACAAGGAGTGTCAagaaacacaaaaacatagaagCTAGTAGCCAAAAACCAAGgagaaaataaaattcaataggaggcatcaacaaacacacacaataaGAAGCACCACAACAACAAGGCTCGCAAGCATTGAAACAACGATTAGCAAAAAACAAACTAGAGCTCTGACCGCCTGTCCCATCGTCAACATACCAGAAGAACTACTAGCAACATCGAAACCACTAGTACCAAAAAGAGAAAGCCAGATTACTCCAGCCGCTATTAGTTAAGGCACAATATAGGGTTCTGAAGCCCGTCAACAGAGGAGAGAGAGTTCAATGCCGACCTATTGAAGAACCAAGTTCAATCCAAATAAAAGCTCTTGTCGTCCACTTCTTTCACGTTTGTTGACTTACCAATAAACAACTTATCATTTTGCCCTAAGCAGATAGACCACACCATTGCATGCCAAATAATAACAAACCGTCCCCTAGACATAGATCTCCCAcctaaagagaaaaaaaaataatccaaAAGATCCTAGTTCTATAGGAACTGAACCTCTAACCACCTAAAGACCCCATACCATACACTAGAAGCTAGGATACTTGTAACGAATAAGTGAGAAGCAGACTCAAGTCAATGCCTACAAAATATATGAGAAATACCCTCTATATCAGCAATGACCTTACGCTTAAAAAGATTTTCTTTAGACGAGAATCTATCATGCAAGAGTTGCCAAGCAAAGACCACAATCTTAAAGGGAGTCCAACTATTCTAGATAAGGGgaagaaatgtttttttttttgaaaatatttggttTGATCCTTTCTCTTTAACTGTATTCTCCTCCTTTTACTTTAATATATTTGTTCTAGTGGctcttgttagttttttttttaaacaatttttttttgaaggttCTAACATGTTATATTTACTCAATTAAAAGGCCTCATTTTATCATATGCGCTGGTTTATTAATTGTCTTTGAATTCATGTCAATTTGATCACTTTATTTGAAACACCTCTGTTTACTTTACATATGCATTTCTTTGTATGGTGAGTGCCATTTTCTTACAAATTATAAGAGATTCAATAAAATTTTCAGAGTTCTTCAATGAATGAATAACAAACTCAAATTGTATTCTAAATTAGAATAATATTTCTATTAATAGTTGGATTTGTTTCTACAGTGATCCCGTGGTTTCTTGTAAAATGTGTTTTTGGGTCGCCCGTTGTTGTTgctatattgatattgatatgtaAATGGAGAAAAAAGCATCTATCCATATATGACACGGTTGAAGATTTTATCCAAAGTCATAATAATTTCATACCTACCAGATACTCTTACTCTCAAATCAAGTCGATGACCAAGCATTTTAAGCATGAGTTGGGTAAAGGGGCTTATGGTTCTGTCTATGAAGGAGAACTTCGCAGCAAACGCAAAGTAGCTGTTAAGGTATTGACTAAACCCCAAACCAATGGACAAGACTTTATCAATGAAGTTGCAACCATTGGAAGGATTCGTCATGTTAATGTGGTGCAACTAATTGGATTTTGTGCTGAAAGAACAAAACAAGCTCTGGTCTACGAGTTCATGCCTAATGGTTCTCTCGATAAACATACGTTTTCACAAGAGCAAGGAAACACATCTTCATTAAACTACCATAAAATCTACGACATTTCTCTTCGAATTGCTCGAGGAATACAATATCTACACCTAGGTTGTGACATACAAATCATACACTTCGATATTAAACCACATAACATTCTTCTTGATGAAAATTTTGACCCAAAGATATCAGATTTTGGTTTGGCAAAATTATATCAAATAGATCAAAGCATTTTAACTTTAACAGCTCCAAGAGAAACATTGGGTTACATGGCTCCTGGGCTATTGTACAAGAACATCGGAAGCGTATCTCACAAAGCTGACGTTTTTAGTTTTGGAATGATGCTAATGGAAATGGAAGGtagaaaaaagaacaaaaattatATAGAGAATTGTTGGCAAGACTACTTTGCTAAATGGATTTATGATCAATTTGAGGAAACAATAGATACAAACAACGGAACAGAAGAGGAAAAGAATATTGCAATGAAGATGATTGTGATTGCCTTGAAATGCATACAAATGAAACCAGACGATCGTCCATCAATGAATGAAGTGATAGAAATGCTTGAAAGAGATGAAGTGCCTCAACACCTTCCACTTGATCCACAGTCTATGTTAACCTGGCAGACCATGTCAACAGATGCAAATGCATTTGATGACAACTAACACCCATCATGAGCATGTGGAGAATGAAACTAATGCTATTGGTTCCAACTATCATACAGACATATAAAGGGTGGTAGTAGATATgtactattatttttttcatgctttttttttctttacttATATTAGCATAtgttaattttaaaaactatcaccTTTACATACTCATCAAACATGCATGTAtatgtattatattatataaaaactataaTAACTTGCATCATGAACAATCTTGAAGACACTCAAATCCTTTTGTGAAAAACTCTGTTTTGATTCTCTGGCTATGTTCCAAATCTTAGCATGTTCCATTCCATATGTTAAGCAATTTCTGAATTATGAGAGAACTCATTTGTGGCATGTGTGACCTCTAACATAAGATATCAAATCTATGAACACCGATGTATTGTCAAGAGAGAGAGGAAATGTAGACTTTGGTCACTTGTTGTGCAAGTGTTTTAACTTATGTTCGATTTGGTCATCTTAGATTTTCGGACAAAACCACATAAAAAGTTTAAAAAGCAGATTTGTGACAAGTTTGGACAAATTcatgaataaataaatttacatgcATAACATAAATTGATCACACTTGTGGAATTCTGACATTATATCTAAAATGTTCCCGaaccaaaaacactttttgaGTCATTGGATACATTTAATTTCATTCCCTATCCATGAACATTCTTATGGcaaacctttttttttcttttctttataccAAGTGGTTTCAtctccctcccgatcgcagttgcggaggATCGAATCGTGATTCgacctaccaagtccagcgccaatcaccactggaccaactaacgattggtggcAAATCTTTTATTTAGTATCTCAAAGAATGACTATCTCTTCAAATTAGCCTTTAAAGagtatgaaaataataattatccttattatataaaaaattaacttCTTAAAcacttaaatttattataaaaaatgaaatatatattaCTCTTATTAGAGTTTAATCTAACTTATTTGTTGAAGTGTGCTTTAAAAAACTTTGTTgacgaagagaaagaaaatatattttgagattgTCAAAAGTTAAAAAGCCGAAAAATAATCTGGTCTGGACGATTTACGGGTATCGAGTTCGGTCGATTCGGTTCATTGATTCATTCATtaatgttaaaatattttatattaattttgagatcataaaaattaatataaaaaaatattataagatatttataatattttaaaagatatcTACTATCAATCAACTATCAACTATCTATCCATTAGAAGAATATGCCTGCAAACTACCAATAATACCCTTtcactttaaatttttttacacttcCAAAATGTTAAAATAGTAAAAACataagggaaatgctaacaagtgccccaggggcactctttaatagctttaaaaagtaagtttttcttggaaatatgcgtaattaatgcatcgaaaattgaaatggtgaacttttgaaagaatattttctttatttagaatgcttaaagagtgcccctggggcactcgttagcatgacccaaaaCATAATCCCTCAATTAATTCACCTTACTTTTCAACCAAATGCTACCAAGTGTCAATTTCTTATTTGTCTTTTTTTACTTTCACTTTTTCCTCCACTTCTCACTATTTCACTTATTATTTCTCTTTCCtacactttcattttaattttgagaatttctttacccacctccctatttttttggtcacctctggtgaaaaacccaaaatacctttacttcggaaatacatttccgaaacgctttttttttcaaaatttgtcttatttcggaaatccacttccgaaaacacgaaaaaaaaagtgttttcggagatgcattccgaaaacaccccctgtttgggttttcggagatgcatttccgaaaacactttttttttgagaggggtgacttcggagatgcatatccgaaatattccaaaaccaaattggtcttggaatgttttgGATGTACACTTCctaaagaattcaataattattaaaaaattaaaataaaggtgaatcaatacaattaataggtataaaatcaaggtgaatcaataaaatcaaggtgaatcaaaatttcctaagcaattttaaagttaaaaattattttactaacttatataaatcaaaaacattttaatttcataagtaaattttgaattatatagaattaaatataaaatttattcattaaataaaattaagacaaaatctttttttttaattttttaaactaaataaaaaattataactaatttttaattatgaatcagaatagaaatatataataataattataaattttgtaagtaaaatatataaatatataatgtataaatatataataattgatatataaatatataataattattataaattaaaacactcatttttataatttttataattattatataaatatataaatatatttataatttatatataataattattatataaatatataataatttttataaatatataataattattataattattatataaatatataaattaaaacactcgtttttttaattttttttgtaaatacataataattattataaatatataaataaaaaattataactcattttgtaagtgaaattattttaattattttaattaaaattattttaaattttaaaatatgaatcagaatagaaatatataataattattattcataactcataaattatatcaaaatatataattattattattcattactcataaattatatcaaatttatgatatatgaattaattaatatcctaaaattaatttt
Above is a window of Vicia villosa cultivar HV-30 ecotype Madison, WI unplaced genomic scaffold, Vvil1.0 ctg.000053F_1_1_3, whole genome shotgun sequence DNA encoding:
- the LOC131623167 gene encoding rust resistance kinase Lr10-like, which translates into the protein MAVSCGGLIILITFVILICVFVYDFPARGLCPIQSDNFCGFIFNESSNLYEYGCANPSFQVICENNKSVIYINYGQHYANAIIASNSSSAFSYIITGVSPDYCPIINSYSLPYENVSFFTNSREYKTIMRCKKPVDDFGYMDISSEMCGGGIDDEEKQYSYLYDVHGFFEPSVANIGESCRIDMKIMMSRFDGEVKCSTNKKCGYPESHSEYLNGVEIRWRPLRCVEDSDWYREVEQRLPLRCMLADAALTCLAIGGILIPWFLVKCVFGSPVVVAILILICKWRKKHLSIYDTVEDFIQSHNNFIPTRYSYSQIKSMTKHFKHELGKGAYGSVYEGELRSKRKVAVKVLTKPQTNGQDFINEVATIGRIRHVNVVQLIGFCAERTKQALVYEFMPNGSLDKHTFSQEQGNTSSLNYHKIYDISLRIARGIQYLHLGCDIQIIHFDIKPHNILLDENFDPKISDFGLAKLYQIDQSILTLTAPRETLGYMAPGLLYKNIGSVSHKADVFSFGMMLMEMEGRKKNKNYIENCWQDYFAKWIYDQFEETIDTNNGTEEEKNIAMKMIVIALKCIQMKPDDRPSMNEVIEMLERDEVPQHLPLDPQSMLTWQTMSTDANAFDDN